Proteins encoded within one genomic window of Chroicocephalus ridibundus chromosome 7, bChrRid1.1, whole genome shotgun sequence:
- the LOC134518385 gene encoding C-C motif chemokine 5-like yields the protein MKVSAACISIILIVALFSQASPAPFGADATVCCFSYTLRKLPQSHVKDYFYTSSKCSQPAVVFITRKERQVCANPDARWVKEYVNALELQ from the exons ATGAAGGTCTCCGCAGCGTGTATCTCCATCATCCTCATCGTTGCCCTCTTTTCTCAGGCCTCTCCTGCTCCAT TTGGAGCTGATGCAACTGTGTGCTGCTTCAGCTACACTTTGCGAAAGCTGCCCCAGAGTCATGTGAAGGATTATTTCTACACCAGCAGCAAGTGTTCACAGCCAGCAGTTGT GTTCATCACCAGGAAGGAGCGGCAGGTGTGTGCTAACCCTGATGCCAGATGGGTGAAGGAATATGTGAATGCCCTGGAGCTGCAGTGA